The Vibrio diazotrophicus DNA window GTTGAATGGCGTGCTATGAAGCCTAACTTCTACTTCATTTTTACACCAGATTTATTACAGGACATTCCTAGCTCTTGGCTGGTTAGCTTTCGAATAGAACAGCAGCATGATGGGCTACTTACAGAACTGTCACGTAATCACCCTACAGTGAGCTTGATGGATATCCGAGCAATGGGAGCGAAAATCCAAGATCTGCTGACACAAATTGTTTGGTCGATAACAGTACTTGCTTTGATGGGCGTAGTCGCTGGTATACTCCTGATTTTTACGTTATTACGCTTAAGTCTGAGTCAGCGTCAGCAAGAGATAAGGCTGTATAGAACTTTAGGCGCGAGCCGTCGCCGAGTTACTCAGACTATTTGGTCAGAGTTTGGGCTTATGGCTTTGGTTGCCGGTATCGTTGCTGCTTTAAGCGCAGATGTGGTCGTAGCGAGTGTTATGAAGTTCGGTTTTGACTTATCACCTTCGTTACATCTGAACATGTGGCTGGTGCTGCCAATCGTCACTTTTTGCACATTAGCTGCGGTTGTGAATAGTTTAATTAAGCGTTTGTTAGTTCCTATAAATAAAGCATTTAATTAGTGATTCCTTGAGTAAGTGCGAGAGTTATCCACAAAAACGGTGGATAAATGCTGGGATAACTAAGAGCTCTGATGCAGTGTATTTCTGCCTTAGCCCCGTAGAACCTTTGGCTGCAGACAGAGCTTTATGCACAAGGTTAAAAAAGCACCGATCACAGAATATTGAGTCAAGATATTTATTTCATTTTTTTGTATTGCAACTTTTATTCTGTCGAGCTATAGCCACGTAAAAAATGTGATTTTAATAACACTTTATAAGCTTTAGAATGGGTTTAGTTTGAATGACTATCGGTAGCGACATGTCACAGAATACAACAAACTTTCAGTCACCTCGCGTCGCCATTATTGGCGGCGGCGTTGCCGGTGCAACAGCTGCGGTTCATTTAGGTGAACTGAGCGTCAATGTACTGTTACTGGAAAAAGGCCCGAGTTTAGTGAACGGGCCGCCAATTTGTCACCTCCATGCTGGGGGGAACTTATACAGAGAAATTTCAGAGCAGCAATGTATTAAATTGTTGCGTCAGTCGGTTGAAACGATCCGTCTGTACCCACATACCTTGAATAAGCGCCCAACGGTGATTGCTATTCCGGACACCGATTCAGGAGAGCCACAAGATATCATTCCTCGTTTGGATACCATTCAGGCATGTTATCAACAGTTGGTCGATGAGGACCCTCGTAACCAGATTATGGGTGATCCTAAGCAGTATTATTCGATTTACCAACGTGAGCAGTTAGAGATCTTAGCTAACCAAGCTCAACCGAAGGAACCGCTGACCAGCGAAGAGTGGTTGATTCCGTTTGCCAAGTACGCTGACCTGAACTCGATTAAATACCCTGTAGTGGTTGTTCAAGAGTATGGCTGGAGTGTATTTCGGCTTGCAGCGAGTGCGGAGCTGGCGCTAAGTGCTATGGCTAACTGTCAGGCAAAGACTCACGCTACTTTAGTTAGTGCAGAATACAACGGATATTGTTGGCAGCTTACGTATGTGGATATTGATGGTCAACATCACCAAGTGGAAGCCGATTATCTGATCAATGCCTGTGGTTATGAGACAGGTAAAGTCGATGACATGGCACATTATCAGCGTAAGCGCATGGTTGAATTTAAAGCGGCCTATGTCACTCACTGGCCGCAGTGCCAACATGAGTGGCCTGAAGTGGTATTTCACGGAGAACGTGGTACGCCACGAGGCATGGCGCAGCTAACACCTTATGCCGATGGTGTGTTTCAGTTACATGGTATGACGGAAGATATCACTTTGTTTAAAGATGGTTTGGTAACCTCTGAGGACCATTCTTCTCAGCCAGTTCTGCCTAAATATCTGCAGCGCAAAATACTTGAAGGCTGGCAGAGTGATGCTCTTAATGAAAGAACTCACAAAGCCATTCGACATATCAGTCAGTTTATGCCCGAATTTGAGAGTGCGCAGGTCGGTGGTAAACCGTTGTACGGTGCTCAGCAAATTCCGGGATATGATGCGACTCTGCGGGCTGCAGATGTGACATTTGAAGACAACAACTATGCTCGAATGGAAGTTGTGAAAGGGTCGTCTGCGTTAGAGGCGGTGAGAAAGATAGTTTCCAATTGGCAGCTTGTGAAAGCACTATCGGATAAGTCAATTGAAGAACAGCACCCGATCAGCATGTCGTTGACGCCCAACGATATTGAATCGAGAGCGAAGCGACTAGCGCAAGAGCGAGGATACCCTCAAGCTTTAGCCAAGTTTGTCGGTATGAAATAACCTGATATCTGCCAGCCCCAGCGTGTGTACCTACAATGGGGCTAATTTCTAGATATCTAGCCTAAGCATCCAGTTGGGCTCTTATTTTAGCGATAAGCTCGATGGCGGCTTCATTATCACCGTGAACACAAATCGTGTCGGCTTCAATTGGGATAATCGCCCCGTCAGATGTACTGACTTTGCCATATTCTGCGATCTGTTTAATTTGACTCAAGATAGCGTCTTCGCTGGTTAATACCGCATTTGGCGAAGAGCGAGGTGTTAATAGCCCGTTCGATAAATAGGTTCTATCGGCAAAAGCTTCAAACAGCAGTGGCACATCGTAACTGTCTGCAATATCTAAATAACGTTGATTGTTTCCTGAAGCCAATATCATTAAAGGGATATTGAAACATGAAACAGCATCAGTGACTGCCCGAAACACATCTTCATTTTTCATCATGTCATTGTATAAGGCGCCATGAGGTTTAACGTATGTGACTTCAGTATTCTTGCTTTCACATAGCGCTTTTAGTGCGCCAATTTGATAGATCAGAATCTCGCAAATTTCTTCTTCTGAAAACGACATTGAACGTCGCCCAAATCCTTGCAAATCTGGATAGCCAGGGTGCGCACCAATCTGAACATCATGTTGAATCGCGTAATCAATGGTTCGGCTCATGACATGCGGGTCGGAAGCGTGAAAGCCGCACGCAATATTGGCCATATCGACCCATGGCATTACCAATTCGTCGTTGCCCATGCGCCAATGACCGAAACTTTCGCCCATGTCGCAGTTAAGAGTGATAGTCCGTTTTTTCACGTGAATCATCGTTCCTTAGTATTTAAGCTACTATAAAATACAGAATTAATTATAAATAAACAGCGATAAAGCTCATCGTTTATTGCATGCATTACATGATTGAAGGCTTGCTTAGCTGATAACTGGTTTAGCCAATACATTAGTCCCTACTGAACGCCCATACACATGGAAGAGATCGTAAATGAAAAAAGCGACGTGTATTTATACAACGTTAGTTTTTATTTCAGCAGCAGGATACGCTGACGACAATGTCCTTGAGCATCTTATGAGCCTTTCGATTGAAGAGCTCTCAATGTTGAATGTTCAAATGGAAACAGCCACTAAATCGTCGCGGCGATTAGCGGATATCCCGTCTTCAGTTTATGTGTTGAGTAATGAACGCATCATTCGAAGTGGTGCGCGTACTATCCCCGATGCGCTAGCACTGGTTCCGGGGCTGCATGTTTCCAAGTTCTCAGATACCGAGTGGATAGTCTCCGCACGAGGCTTTCACGATGGGCTTTTTAATAAGCAGCTTGTCATGATTGATGGACGCAGTGTCTACAGTCCTCTCTATGGCGGAGTTTATTGGGCAGACATCGATTATGTTCTGGAAGATATAGACAGAATAGAAGTGCTTCGGGGACCAAGTGCAGCGTTGTGGGGCGGTAATTCGGTGAATGGCGTTGTTAATATCATCACAAAGTCGGCAAAAGAAACTCAGGGAACCTATGTAGCGGCTGGATGGGCAGAAGGTGGTGATTACGATGCAAGTGTCCGACATGGGCTGCAATGGAGCGAGGATGTTAGCGCAAGAGCGTTTTACAAAAGACGTCAGCTACGCAACGATCGGAAAAATTCTTACCCTGACTGGACTTTAGAGACGGCAGGTTTTGTCACTCAATCAGATGACGATAGCGATGCTTGGGCTTTTCGTCTCGGAGGTGAGCGTCTGACCTATAGCCAGGATTGGTATCAGCTACATTATTCAAACGGCTATTTAGATTCCGTTGATCTCGTTGAGCAACACGTTGATAGTTATTCTTTTTATACACAACTTAGTTACGATAAACAGCATTCGGACAAACTGGTCGGAAACTATCAAGTTTGGCTTGAACGTAACTCGAATGAAATGGCAGATGGAGCTGGACTGTCTAATACCTTTGATTTGGATTTTAACTACAACTATCAGATAAATGATGAACATCTACTCACTTATGGTGGTGGTTATCGTCTCGTCGAAGTCGAGTTCTTTCATCCATTTGAGGGTGTCGATTTCAATAACTTGCCAAATTATCAACGTTACGCCT harbors:
- a CDS encoding FAD-dependent oxidoreductase, which encodes MTIGSDMSQNTTNFQSPRVAIIGGGVAGATAAVHLGELSVNVLLLEKGPSLVNGPPICHLHAGGNLYREISEQQCIKLLRQSVETIRLYPHTLNKRPTVIAIPDTDSGEPQDIIPRLDTIQACYQQLVDEDPRNQIMGDPKQYYSIYQREQLEILANQAQPKEPLTSEEWLIPFAKYADLNSIKYPVVVVQEYGWSVFRLAASAELALSAMANCQAKTHATLVSAEYNGYCWQLTYVDIDGQHHQVEADYLINACGYETGKVDDMAHYQRKRMVEFKAAYVTHWPQCQHEWPEVVFHGERGTPRGMAQLTPYADGVFQLHGMTEDITLFKDGLVTSEDHSSQPVLPKYLQRKILEGWQSDALNERTHKAIRHISQFMPEFESAQVGGKPLYGAQQIPGYDATLRAADVTFEDNNYARMEVVKGSSALEAVRKIVSNWQLVKALSDKSIEEQHPISMSLTPNDIESRAKRLAQERGYPQALAKFVGMK
- a CDS encoding 5-oxoprolinase subunit PxpA: MKKRTITLNCDMGESFGHWRMGNDELVMPWVDMANIACGFHASDPHVMSRTIDYAIQHDVQIGAHPGYPDLQGFGRRSMSFSEEEICEILIYQIGALKALCESKNTEVTYVKPHGALYNDMMKNEDVFRAVTDAVSCFNIPLMILASGNNQRYLDIADSYDVPLLFEAFADRTYLSNGLLTPRSSPNAVLTSEDAILSQIKQIAEYGKVSTSDGAIIPIEADTICVHGDNEAAIELIAKIRAQLDA
- a CDS encoding TonB-dependent receptor plug domain-containing protein — encoded protein: MKKATCIYTTLVFISAAGYADDNVLEHLMSLSIEELSMLNVQMETATKSSRRLADIPSSVYVLSNERIIRSGARTIPDALALVPGLHVSKFSDTEWIVSARGFHDGLFNKQLVMIDGRSVYSPLYGGVYWADIDYVLEDIDRIEVLRGPSAALWGGNSVNGVVNIITKSAKETQGTYVAAGWAEGGDYDASVRHGLQWSEDVSARAFYKRRQLRNDRKNSYPDWTLETAGFVTQSDDDSDAWAFRLGGERLTYSQDWYQLHYSNGYLDSVDLVEQHVDSYSFYTQLSYDKQHSDKLVGNYQVWLERNSNEMADGAGLSNTFDLDFNYNYQINDEHLLTYGGGYRLVEVEFFHPFEGVDFNNLPNYQRYAFHQRDVDSIANLYLQSERTWNSKWKTVAGVKLEYFELSNQFEISPQLRALLTIDANQTAWVGYGRASVAPSYLTSNTYLITNYYDANQDRYLTEVMLGESNMKPESVSTYEVGYRYDSATGFEFDAIFFLSQHKYVRGRDSVVISGVPEQVVGLVVTDDYSLDTHGVELSAGYIALENLRFYLSYSYLHAKGEWNGGRYSNGSFESWYDIDAQHNTSLQTLWDISTQWKLDFIVRGHSIKYDDYYPQIPNYIAFDARLAWQANSKAPRLELILQNIGEKDGYRTDWISTINEETGVLKASYEF